TCTCAATACGCTCCGCAGTTCCGAGACATTGCCAGGCCAGCTGTAATCGGCAAGCAGGCGGAGCGCATCGTCCGACGTGCGAACCGCCCCCATGTTCGAGATCCGCTCGACACGGCTGAACTGACTGACAAAGTGATCGACCAGCAGCCGCAGGTCGTCTGCACGCTCACGTAGCGGCGGAAGCTTGATTAAAAAGCCACTGAGTAGATAGTAGAGGTCCGGACGCAATCGCCCTTCGGCGACCAGCTCTTCGGCGTCGTAGCTGGTCGTGAAGAAGAGAGTGACGTCGCTGCGCAACGTTTCCTCGCCGCCAAGACGTTCAAAGCGTTTTTCAGCAAGGTAGCGGAGCAGTTTGCTTTGCAACGCTTGCGGAATTGCGGCGATCTCTTCGAGCAAGATCGTGCCGCCGGAACATTGCTCGAACTTGCCGATCC
This DNA window, taken from Blastopirellula marina, encodes the following:
- a CDS encoding sigma-54-dependent transcriptional regulator, whose product is IYQHGQRADRPFHKISCTDFTAQWLESELLGHEPCAMPGLMTQRIGKFEQCSGGTILLEEIAAIPQALQSKLLRYLAEKRFERLGGEETLRSDVTLFFTTSYDAEELVAEGRLRPDLYYLLSGFLIKLPPLRERADDLRLLVDHFVSQFSRVERISNMGAVRTSDDALRLLADYSWPGNVSELRSVLR